A window from Mauremys reevesii isolate NIE-2019 linkage group 9, ASM1616193v1, whole genome shotgun sequence encodes these proteins:
- the SCG2 gene encoding secretogranin-2, translated as MADAKTCWLGAASSLTLFFVLICCVDAASIEPYQLLQKNPDYLVKNLQRLPSPDMIKALEYIENLRKQANKAENGPDYNFYQGAPVLLQQKESKDQSHLADNIRDSLTEDESQWVRSMLEALRQTEKESKAGSKENKPYTMSSDNFPAGVSDDYEAYKWPERRHKYIKMPHVHDEETSRDSPFKRTNEIVEEQYTPQSLATLESVFQELGKMTGPSNHKKERLDEDQKLYTEDEDDVYKVNNIAYEDVVGGEDWNPIEEKVESQTQEEIKDHKEEIDKNEEVIDDEMKRSGKQGFLEDEMERDSKDQMSDDITKLMNYYLKRLMSNIRNARLRTGHEEKRAGTFLEKLDPQSISQLIEISRNLQIPPEDLLDMLKTGEKQQQSERVETEQEPELPEDLEDDISETNLDRIDRFKNKMNPKNGYMKQPINVMPDNLPEDLNIEDIVNLLGTDNLANQKTSYFVNQLNEENSLPRLSYIPRRPKGHQLPKAPWINDLERRQIEYEKLNEKEEELADYLANMLAKYPDVINTNQLKRVPVPVSSENDLQEDDQFEQAIKEHLNQLGPQESDKLVSLSKRLSMARENDDTQNRQYLDEDMLVKVLEYLNQEQSDKGRDHITKRAMENM; from the coding sequence ATGGCAGATGCTAAAACCTGCTGGCTTGGAGCAGCCTCCTCTCTCACCCTTTTCTTTGTCCTAATCTGTTGTGTTGATGCAGCTTCAATCGAACCTTATCAGCTGCTTCAGAAAAACCCAGACTACTTAGTGAAAAATTTACAAAGGCTCCCAAGTCCAGATATGATCAAAGCCTTGGAATATATAGAAAATCTCCGCAAACAAGCTAACAAGGCTGAAAATGGCCCAGATTACAATTTTTATCAAGGTGCCCCAGTTCTTCTGCAGCAGAAAGAAAGCAAAGATCAGAGCCACCTAGCAGATAATATAAGAGATTCTTTGACTGAAGATGAGTCCCAATGGGTTAGGTCAATGTTGGAAGCCTTGAGGCAAACAGAAAAAGAGTCAAAGGCTGgatcaaaagaaaataaaccatATACTATGAGTTCAGATAACTTTCCAGCTGGTGTGAGTGATGATTATGAGGCTTATAAGTGGCCTGAGAGACGACACAAATATATCAAAATGCCACACGTACATGATGAAGAAACTTCAAGAGACAGTCCTTTTAAGCGCACCAATGAAATAGTAGAAGAACAATATACACCCCAAAGCCTTGCTACTTTGGAGTCTGTCTTTCAGGAGCTGGGGAAGATGACGGGACCAAGTAATCACAAAAAAGAGAGGCTGGATGAGGATCAGAAATTGTACACAGAAGATGAAGATGATGTATATAAAGTGAATAATATTGCTTATGAAGATGTAGTGGGAGGAGAAGATTGGAATCCAATAGAGGAAAAAGTGGAAAGCCAAACGCAAGAAGAGATAAAAGATCATAAAGAGGAAATTGATAAAAATGAAGAAGTGATTGATGATGAAATGAAGAGATCAGGGAAGCAAGGCTTCCTGGAGGATGAAATGGAGAGAGACAGTAAAGATCAAATGTCAGATGACATTACAAAGCTAATGAATTATTATCTGAAGAGGCTGATGAGCAATATTAGAAATGCCAGGTTAAGGACTGGACATGAAGAAAAAAGGGCAGGTACATTTTTGGAAAAACTTGATCCTCAGTCTATCTCTCAACTAATAGAAATCTCAAGGAATTTACAAATCCCTCCAGAGGATTTACTAGACATGTTGAAAACtggagaaaagcagcagcagagtgaaaGGGTGGAGACAGAGCAAGAACCAGAGCTCCCAGAAGATCTTGAGGATGACATCTCTGAAACTAATCTAGACCGCATagatagatttaaaaataaaatgaacccTAAAAATGGTTACATGAAGCAGCCAATTAATGTTATGCCAGATAATCTACCTGAAGACCTCAATATTGAAGATATTGTCAATCTTTTAGGGACTGATAATTTAGCTAATCAGAAAACCTCCTACTTTGTAAATCAGCTTAATGAAGAGAACAGTTTGCCAAGACTTTCCTACATTCCCAGAAGACCTAAAGGACATCAACTTCCTAAAGCTCCTTGGATTAATGATTTGGAAAGACGACAAATAGAATAcgaaaaactaaatgaaaaagAAGAAGAACTAGCAGATTACTTGGCAAATATGTTGGCAAAATACCCTGACGTTATCAATACAAACCAGCTGAAACGCGTTCCAGTCCCAGTTTCATCTGAAAATGATCTACAGGAAGACGACCAATTTGAACAAGCAATCAAAGAACATCTAAATCAGCTGGGACCACAAGAATCTGATAAACTAGTCTCACTCAGCAAAAGGCTGTCCATGGCCCGGGAGAATGATGACACACAAAACAGGCAGTATCTGGATGAAGATATGCTAGTGAAGGTGCTAGAGTACCTAAACCAGGAGCAATCAGACAAAGGAAGAGATCACATTACTAAAAGGGCAATGGAAAATATGTAA